From Bacillus marinisedimentorum:
AATTGGCTCAATTCCTCGCTTTTCATTTCAGTGAACTTATTGAACAACAATTCCTTTTCCTGGCCTATTCTTTATAGACAAGCCTCGTGATCATTCCTCCAGGAGTCACCCCATTATTCGTCTGATGGAATGTTTTGGTGCCGTTTACCGCCCATATTCCGGGATTGTTGGACCAAAACTCAATACTGTTCCTCCGTCCGGAAGGAACATCAACTGTATCCATGTATTCACTTCGCGGAAAACCGTCAACTTCAATCAACCTGAAATCATGTCCGTGCAAGTGCATCGAATGCGATGTGCTCGATTTATTGATAAAGCGAAACCGGATTCTTTCTCCGTACCTGGTCTCTGAAGGTGTGGTTTCCGGGAAAGCTTTTCCGTTAATCGTAAAAAAGTTAGGGTTCTGATCGAACTTTAAAGGTTCAAAAACTCCTTTTTCAATCCTGCCCTTTGGTGGCTGCGGCAATTCCCACTGTTGAAGGATCAATACATAATCGCGATGAGGCACTTCCCTCTCGTCAATAGGCAGCACAATAACACCACCCAGCATTCCGCGTGTTATATGCAAGGGATTCCCGGAATGATAGAAAAATGTCCCTGCCTGCCATGCATTGAATCTATATGTGTAGCTCTCCCCCGGTTTAATTGAAGGCGTCGGTTCAATGTCCGGCACCCCATCCTGGCTGTTCGGTTTCGCCAGGCCGTGGACATGCAGAGAAGTCGCCTCATCAAGGTGAATATTGACTTTAATCGCCACCCATTCACCTTGCTTGACAACAATAAGCGGCCCTGGTGTCGATCCGTTGTAGCCCATTCCGTCAAGTGTAACACCCGGCAAAACATCATGGCGGATCTTTTGGGCATCAAGTGTAAAGTACCGGCCATTTTCAATGTCTTTATACGTTGCAAACTTCCCGTCAGAAAAGTGCAGACGTTTCTCCCACAAATCGGTTCACCCTCTCCAGTTTGACTATCTAATTGTATGAACCTTTGTAAAGGGGAATGAGTTTTTGATCAGAAAGTGTGCTTTTATTATGCACATTATTTTAGCGGAAAGTGCCTTTGCAGGAGTATATATCCCCTGAGCAATTTTACTGAATTAATATTGAATGGACGGGTGAAGGGCCGATTAAGAAGGATATAAAAGTGAAGACGCAGTTTCATTCTATTCCCCTTGCCCCTAACAATACAATAGCAAAAAGGCAAAGACCGCAGTCTTTGCCTCTGGTATAAAGATTCTTATTGACTTTCCACTGCAAAGCCGCCATGCATGCCTGCTTCTTCATGGCCGGGCACACTGCAGAAAAACTTGAACTCCCCTGTTTCTTCCGGGATAAATTTAATTCTGACCGTTTGACCGGGGCTGGCATTCATATGGATGTAATTCATTTCCTCACCATGGCCGCCGTCATGGTCACCCTCGGCATACGCCTTTTTCATTTTTAATAGGCCTTTTAAGAAAGACACTTCCTCCGGGTGGTCAGGCATATCTCCCATATAAGTGACCTGGACATCAAGTTTCTTCGCTGTTAAGTCATGAAATACTTTTCCCTCATTATGCATGACCAGCTCATACTCCTTCCCTTTTTCAAAGGTGATGGAAGGAGGAGTATATCCCATTTCATAAGCAGAGATTTCGATTATGTTGTCTCCTTGATCTTTTTCCCCGGTTTTCTTAGCTGTTTCTTCACCCTGTTGCTGTGTCTCTTCCGGCTGATCTGTTTCATCCTTTTGCTGTGCAAGTTCTGTCTTTTCCGGTTGTTTGTCCTCCTGCGGTGAAGCCTCTTCATTGACAGAACATCCTGCCATTAAACCAACTGCAGCCGCTAAACTGAATATTAAATAACAGCCTTTTTGTCTTCCATTCACATTGTTCCCCCCCTTTGTGATAGCTGTTATCATCACAGGAAACTAGCGATATGTCAAGGAAGGCTCGTTGTGTACACACTATTGCTTTGAGGCTGCTGAATGAGTCATCTTGTATCCGACTCCCCATACCGTTTGCAAATAGTCATCAATCGGAAAACCGGCTTTCCTGACTTTTTCTCTTAAGTTCCGGACATGGGAATCCACTGTGCGGCCCTCTGTATCTGAATCAAATCCCCATACCCATTCGATCAGCTGTTCACGGCTGAACACCCTGTCAGGGCTTTTCACCAGAATGCCGACGAGGGCAAACTCTTTCGGTGTAAGGCGGATTGATTTCCCCTCATAAAGGAGCTCATGTTTTTCCCCATTCCATACCAGGCCGTTGAATTCGATTTCCTCTGTCTGCTGTGTCCGCCTCAGCACCGCTTGAATGCGGGCCAGCAGTTCTTCTTCGTCAAAAGGTTTTGTGATATAGTCATCAGCTCCGAGCTGAAGGCCTTTGACTACATCACTCTTTTGATCACGTGCCGTCAGCATAATGATTGGGATATTACGCACTTCTCTGATCATTTCAGCTGTTTTCCATCCATCCATTTCCGGCATCATGATATCAAGGAGCACAAGATTGATTCCCTGTTCTTTTTCTATGAGCCGGACTGCCTCCAAGCCCGATGCCGCTTTGAAACAGCTGTACCCATGCGGTGACAAATACAGATCCAATAAATCAAGCATTCGTTCCTCATCATCAACCAGCAGAATTTGGGCCATGATCAACACTCCTTTTTAACCGAATTGTTATCGTTGTACCTGTGTGAACTTTGCTTGCAGCAGAAATGGTTCCCTCGTGAAGTTCCACAATTTCTTTTGCTATCGCAAGGCCCAGCCCGCTTCCTCCACTTTCACGGGACCTGGATTTCTCAACACGGTACAGCCGGTCGAATATATAAGGCAATTCACGTTCAGGGATGCCGATTCCTTCATCAGCAACTTCAATGGTTATATGATTTCGTTCAGATCGCGCTTTTAAAAGAACCCTTTTGCCTGCAGGAGTGTGCTTTAATGCATTGTCAATCAGGTTTATCATTACCTGCTCAAAGCGGACCGGATCTATATATGCGGCTATTGGCTCCCGGCAATCAAGTTCCAGATGCACCTTTTTTTCATTATACATATGGATCGTTTTCGTTCGCACTTCTTCCAGGAAACTGCAAAGCGCAACGTTCTGCCTGTCAATCTTGAATTCATGCTGGTCCATTTTGGCAAGGTCAAAAAGCCCCTGGACAAGCCTGGCAAGATGGGCCGCTTCCTCTTTCAAGATGCCGAGGTACTTTTGTCGCTCTTCTTCCGGAAGAGACCCACGGCCGGCAATATCGGCATACCCTTTCAAATAAGTCAATGGAGTGCGCAGTTCGTGTGAGATAGCGGATAAAAATTCATTTCGCTCCCTCCTGAGCCGTTCAAGGCTGCTGGCAAGCTTTTGAATCGTCCTGGCAAGCTCCCCCAGCTCATCGTTTCTGTCATATTCCAGCGAAACAGTAAGCTTGCCTTCACTGATATCCTGGGTGGCTTCTTTCATCCGGACAAGCGGAATTGTGATCAAGCGCGTCAGGATGAAAATTGTAGCGACGGTAAACAGCAGTGAAAACGCTCCCACACCCAAAAATTGGCTGCTTAACCGGTTGATCGTGTTTTGCAGGAATGAGGTATTCAAAAACATATAAACAAGTCCCTGCCGTTCCCCATCCACCATGATTGGGCTGACGGTCGAAATATGCGATGCATCCTGCCACTTATTTTCTAACACTTCGCCTTCCCCACCTATTTCTTCATTAGGATCCGCGATATGATCAGACATATCAGTTGTTATCTCATTTGAGCTGCCGAGTATGTTCCCTTGCCCATCTGTGATAACGACTGCGGTTTCCGTCTCTGATTCCATCAAAGCGACATGGGAAATTGTTGATTGATCAAAGTTTTTTTCAAGCACATCCCTGTGGCTGTTTCCTCTTGCCAGTAATGCCTGGATTTCTTCATCAATCCGGTCATTGGCAAGGCCGGTGTATAAAATAAAGAACCAGAGCGACTCAATGATCAGCATAAAAACAAGAAATAAAACTCCGAGTTTGAAGGATATTTTTTTCAATGGACTCCCTCCGCTCCGCTGCCCAATTACTGTTGTAATAAGAGGGGAATTGGATGCTAACAAAGTACTGAAAAAGCACAATAACATCCTGCTTTTCGGTATGTACGGGCTGCCCGGGAAGCAGCCGCTTCTTTATCTTTCTGATAATTTTTCTTTTAACCTGTCATATTCTTCTTCAGATATTTCCCCTCTTGCAAGCCTCTCCTTCAAAATATCAACGGGGTCGCTCCGCCTTGCTCCTTTCCCGTTTATAAAGACATACACCAGGTAGAACCCAAGTACAATCAATGCGATCCAGAAAAGTCCCATAAGGCTCATCATCCAATTCCAGCCGCCGAGGCCATTCCACATATGCATAGGCCTCCTCCTCTCATTTCTTGCTTTTATTTTACCTTGTTCCTGCCAGGTGAGCCAAGGGTCACTCAGATGTTAAAAGTTCTCCTGCATCCATGAGTTGTGTCCAGTTTTCACCTGCATCCTTCGTCTGATACATGTTATTCTGCTCCGTCGATATGACAAACTCCTCCGGATTTTCCGGACTGACAGCAACATAATAAATTACATCATCGGAAATATCAGGAAGGGCTATGTCTTTCTGCTTTTCGCTTTCTTTTGAATAAACAGCAAGTCCAGCTTTTTCGTCCCTAAGGGTTGCGGCAATAAATCCTCCTTCCGGCTTAAAAGCCATTGCGGTAGCAGGGAAAGATTCTGTCACTTTCTTGAACGTGTCGGCATAATCGTCTGAAAGGTAGATGCCATCAGCCGCTGCCACTGCAACTTTATTGTTTTCTTGCGGATGCGCATATAACGCAACCGGTTTTGCCGGGAATCCCTCAATCTTGCTTTCTTTCCAGTTTTCCCCTTCATTTTCACTGTAATAAACGCCGCTTTGCAGCTCTGAATTCGGCTGCTGATTGACGACATAAATCATATGATTGTTATAGCCGGCCGTCATATGATGGAAATCAGTCTCCCCGTAAAAGGCCTGTTTCTCAAAGCTTTTACCGCCGTTTTCGCTTTTGACCAGACCGAGCGGATTTTTCAAGTCAGAACCTGATTCAGGATGACCACTCGCAAAAAAGCCGGAATCAACAGCCTGGAAACCCATATAGTCGTGATTTTCTTCCTTCGTTTCATACCACTTGCCATCCTGGTAAGCGATGAGTCCTTCATGGCTTGCGGCAAATACGGCATCTTTACCGCCGGCATATCCGATTCCATGAATGTGTTCAACCTGCTTATCAGAAGCTTCTTTATAAAAATCACTTTCGGCAGGCAGAGTGAATGATTCTGTGTTTTGTTTCTGATTCTCTTCTTTATTCTTGTTTGACTCCTTTGATTTTTCTCCGTTTTGCGTCTCTTCACCCTGCTGATCCGTTTCAGGTTCTGCTGTTTCGTCCCCTGAACAGGCGCCGAGCAGCAATACTGTACTTAGCGCAGAGGCCATGATCGTTTTTTTCATGAAGTATTCATTCTCCTTTACAATTGTTTTCCATGTTCTTCTCGTATACATGAATAAGTAGTTCCTTCACGGTTCTTATATAGACCAGTATGTGACTGTATCCAGAACACCGACCAAGATTAGCAGCCAGCCGGCAATTTTTTGGACAATCATCCCCACTTTACGGCTTTTCTTCATAAACGTTCCGCCTCCGCCAAGGTACCAGATAAGTCCTATCAATATAAGCAGCGGAATCGATGTGGCAATCGCAAACACTCCCGGCAGAATCACACCGTAACTTGCCGATAGGACAAGCGGCATCAGTGTGAGGAAGAACAGAACAAACATAGTCGGGCAAAAGGCAAGTGAGAAACTTGCTCCCATCAGAAATGCCCCCAGACTTCCGCGATGTTTTGAAAGAGATTCGGAACCGAATCCGAGATCAATCGTTCCTCTCAATTTAATAAATCCTGCCATGAAAAGGCCGATAAAGATAAGCAGCGGGCCGATCAGTTTGCGGGCCGCCGGAAAAAATGCGGTGAGCGTTTGCTGGAATTCCCTTCCCAATGCCCAGACAATCAGGCCAAGAACCGTAAACACCATCACCTTTCCTAATACAAAAAACGTGATTTCCCGCCAGGCAATACCCCGCTGGATAGAACGATTCCCGTAAATTGTCATCGCCCCAAGATTTCCGGTAATCTGGCAGGGGGCAAGCGCACCGATAAGCCCCAGTACAAATGCGGAAAGAATCGGTACGCCGTCAATGCTGTTTGCCATATTCAAAAACGGCTCGCTCAAAACCTGGCTCATCCTGCTGAACAGGTCATACACGTTCCCACCCCCATTTCATTTCTCATGGAGACAAACCTACCAGATATTTGTGCAGTTTTTGCGCATTTTTCAGCCAAAGGCAAAAAGGATGCCGGGGCCTGCAGCCGGGCATCCTTTTTGCTTACCTTTCAAGTTTGGCTTTTTTCCGTTCGTATTCTTCATCGGAAATCTCACCTTTGGCGTAGCGTTCTTTCAATATATCCAGTGAGCTTGATTCGGTTCGTCCGCTATTTTCTTTATTGTTGTTCATAAAGTATATAATTCCGATTGCGATAAGAATAATGACGAGAATCGGCAAAAACCAGCCGCCAGTCATACCAAAGCCGCCGTTCATCATACCTCCGCCGCCCATAAAGTTTCACCCCCTGTTTTCACTCATTTTATTACCATTTTTCCCAGCCTGCTTTTATTCAAACAGTTCGGTCCGCGTTTTTCCTGTTTTATACCCTGGCATTTTCAGTCCTTTTCAAAACCAGTTTGCTTATATAAAAAGCAGCCGGGAACAAAATCAGAAGCTGGACAACCGGCAGCAGGCCGATGTTCGTACCAGGAAAAAACGGCATTAACCCAGAGTATTCCCACCTGCCCTTATATAAAGCTGAGATTTCAAAAAAGAAGCTGAGGAACAATGCATATAGGGTCATGATAACCATGGTGGTTTTTGTGAACGGTTGTTCAATCCAATCCCGGGTTCCGTGGACAAATGATAGTAAAGCATATAAAAATATCGTCATATTCATATCCCCAAATGTTGCACTCCACAATAGAGGATTCAAAAGGTTGAGTTCCATCTGATAAAACACACTGCATTGCGACACTTCCCAAATCAATTGCAATAAAAAAGACACAGCCCCTACCGTCATGATATCGCGCAGCCATAATTTCATTTACTTACCTCTTTTTCATAATTTGCCGGATTGGCAGGTTTCGAAACACAAATGCCGCCTTAAAAAGGCGGAATTGTGTATGGTATCTTTAACTTTTTAATACTTCTTTCTTATGAACAAAATCTTCTTCACTGATTTCACCTTTTACAAAACGTTCTTCCAAAATGGAAAGTGCAAGATTGTTTGGATTTCCATGATTTGTTGTGCTCTTGAAAAGTTTTATGCCGGCAAAGACAATAATCAGGAGGATTATTAATTGAATGCCAAAACCGAGCATACCTCCCCATCCTCCCGCACCGGCAAATCCGAAGCAGTTACCCGCTCCATTAAATCCCCAGCCCATCATCCTTATTCCTCCTTTCGGTTTCTCACTTCAATTCTGGATTAATCAATAAAACCCATTCCGCCGGAATGCATATCTTCTATCCCGTTCCAATTTCCGCCATGCATCTCTTCAAAATTTCTGCTCGGAGCTGAACCGTTTGTACCATGCATGTAATTGTACATTTCTTTTATTTCTTCTTTAGACCATTCGGGATGCATTTGTTCCATGTAATTTTGCATCTGCCCAAAATTAAATGTGCCCGCGCCTTCTCTCTGAGGCTGACGATCTGCCGCGCCCCCGTCACTGTATGCCATAACAGATGTGGCACCTCCTGCGATCAATGCTGCCGCCAGTATGCCTGTGAGTACTTTATTTTTCATTTACTCTCTCTCCTTTCTTTTCTGACTTCATTTTCGCCTTTAATTATCGAGAAAGTTTGCATAAATGGTTAACACTTTTTGACGTTCCTTTTTTTTTTTTGAAAGCATATAAAAAATGAACTCTTGCTTGCGCACCAGTCACTTTGCTGCTTCAAATTTGCACTTTAGCACCGCTTTTTAAAAACTTTTTTATCCGACCGTTTCTGCACACTTTTTAAACATTTGACGGGTAAAGGCAGTAGTGCAGACCCCGTTTGACAAAAACATTACCTTCATTGTCATGTTTACTGTACACGATTAAATTTCCAAATAATGTTTTTTCTGAAGACGGCAAAAAGATCGTTCAAACATACCGAAGTTAGGAGTGGTAACATGATGAAGCTGAGGGCGAAAAAAGGACTTATTATGTTCCTTTTCGGCTTACTGTTACTGGCTGGATGCCAGCAAGGCGGAGGGGAAGATACGAAGGACATAAGGAAAGACGAGAAAAACCAGACAGACGAAGCGGAAAATGCAGATGGAAAGACGAGTATCACAGAACTATCCACTCCTTCCCCTTCAAAAGAAGATGAAATCAAGTCTTTTACCCTCACTGCCGGAGAGAATAAATGGGATTTAGGTTCCGGACGTACGGTGGAAGCCTGGACATATAATGGGTCAGTACCCGGAGAAACGATCCGGGTGCAAGAAGGGGACTTTGTGAAAGTTACATTGAAAAACGAAATGGACAAACCGGTGACAATCCACTGGCACGGTGTCATCCTGCCCAATCAAATGGATGGGGTTCCGGGCGTCACCCAG
This genomic window contains:
- a CDS encoding SHOCT domain-containing protein, encoding MHMWNGLGGWNWMMSLMGLFWIALIVLGFYLVYVFINGKGARRSDPVDILKERLARGEISEEEYDRLKEKLSER
- a CDS encoding SHOCT domain-containing protein translates to MGGGGMMNGGFGMTGGWFLPILVIILIAIGIIYFMNNNKENSGRTESSSLDILKERYAKGEISDEEYERKKAKLER
- a CDS encoding F510_1955 family glycosylhydrolase, with protein sequence MKKTIMASALSTVLLLGACSGDETAEPETDQQGEETQNGEKSKESNKNKEENQKQNTESFTLPAESDFYKEASDKQVEHIHGIGYAGGKDAVFAASHEGLIAYQDGKWYETKEENHDYMGFQAVDSGFFASGHPESGSDLKNPLGLVKSENGGKSFEKQAFYGETDFHHMTAGYNNHMIYVVNQQPNSELQSGVYYSENEGENWKESKIEGFPAKPVALYAHPQENNKVAVAAADGIYLSDDYADTFKKVTESFPATAMAFKPEGGFIAATLRDEKAGLAVYSKESEKQKDIALPDISDDVIYYVAVSPENPEEFVISTEQNNMYQTKDAGENWTQLMDAGELLTSE
- a CDS encoding plastocyanin/azurin family copper-binding protein, whose product is MNGRQKGCYLIFSLAAAVGLMAGCSVNEEASPQEDKQPEKTELAQQKDETDQPEETQQQGEETAKKTGEKDQGDNIIEISAYEMGYTPPSITFEKGKEYELVMHNEGKVFHDLTAKKLDVQVTYMGDMPDHPEEVSFLKGLLKMKKAYAEGDHDGGHGEEMNYIHMNASPGQTVRIKFIPEETGEFKFFCSVPGHEEAGMHGGFAVESQ
- a CDS encoding response regulator transcription factor yields the protein MAQILLVDDEERMLDLLDLYLSPHGYSCFKAASGLEAVRLIEKEQGINLVLLDIMMPEMDGWKTAEMIREVRNIPIIMLTARDQKSDVVKGLQLGADDYITKPFDEEELLARIQAVLRRTQQTEEIEFNGLVWNGEKHELLYEGKSIRLTPKEFALVGILVKSPDRVFSREQLIEWVWGFDSDTEGRTVDSHVRNLREKVRKAGFPIDDYLQTVWGVGYKMTHSAASKQ
- a CDS encoding sensor histidine kinase, producing the protein MKKISFKLGVLFLVFMLIIESLWFFILYTGLANDRIDEEIQALLARGNSHRDVLEKNFDQSTISHVALMESETETAVVITDGQGNILGSSNEITTDMSDHIADPNEEIGGEGEVLENKWQDASHISTVSPIMVDGERQGLVYMFLNTSFLQNTINRLSSQFLGVGAFSLLFTVATIFILTRLITIPLVRMKEATQDISEGKLTVSLEYDRNDELGELARTIQKLASSLERLRRERNEFLSAISHELRTPLTYLKGYADIAGRGSLPEEERQKYLGILKEEAAHLARLVQGLFDLAKMDQHEFKIDRQNVALCSFLEEVRTKTIHMYNEKKVHLELDCREPIAAYIDPVRFEQVMINLIDNALKHTPAGKRVLLKARSERNHITIEVADEGIGIPERELPYIFDRLYRVEKSRSRESGGSGLGLAIAKEIVELHEGTISAASKVHTGTTITIRLKRSVDHGPNSAG
- a CDS encoding sulfite exporter TauE/SafE family protein — protein: MYDLFSRMSQVLSEPFLNMANSIDGVPILSAFVLGLIGALAPCQITGNLGAMTIYGNRSIQRGIAWREITFFVLGKVMVFTVLGLIVWALGREFQQTLTAFFPAARKLIGPLLIFIGLFMAGFIKLRGTIDLGFGSESLSKHRGSLGAFLMGASFSLAFCPTMFVLFFLTLMPLVLSASYGVILPGVFAIATSIPLLILIGLIWYLGGGGTFMKKSRKVGMIVQKIAGWLLILVGVLDTVTYWSI
- a CDS encoding SHOCT domain-containing protein; translated protein: MMGWGFNGAGNCFGFAGAGGWGGMLGFGIQLIILLIIVFAGIKLFKSTTNHGNPNNLALSILEERFVKGEISEEDFVHKKEVLKS
- a CDS encoding multicopper oxidase family protein, whose product is MWEKRLHFSDGKFATYKDIENGRYFTLDAQKIRHDVLPGVTLDGMGYNGSTPGPLIVVKQGEWVAIKVNIHLDEATSLHVHGLAKPNSQDGVPDIEPTPSIKPGESYTYRFNAWQAGTFFYHSGNPLHITRGMLGGVIVLPIDEREVPHRDYVLILQQWELPQPPKGRIEKGVFEPLKFDQNPNFFTINGKAFPETTPSETRYGERIRFRFINKSSTSHSMHLHGHDFRLIEVDGFPRSEYMDTVDVPSGRRNSIEFWSNNPGIWAVNGTKTFHQTNNGVTPGGMITRLVYKE